One stretch of Mangifera indica cultivar Alphonso chromosome 9, CATAS_Mindica_2.1, whole genome shotgun sequence DNA includes these proteins:
- the LOC123226439 gene encoding signal peptide peptidase-like 1 encodes MHRKEASNSLLNVFCTDMVMESLWKLLYLLEPAPLTLILTAVAVTFGSAFRALNYGKEMERNRGLSEASIMLDKSQALMIPVMSSCSLLLMFYLFSSVSQLLTALTAVASVSSLFFCLSPYVAYMRTQFGLADPFVSRCCSRSLTRIQWLLLLACTSIVAAWLVSGHWVLNNLLGIAICFAFVSHVRLPNIKICAMLLVCLFVYDIFWVFFSERFFGANVMVSVATQQASNPMHTVANSLSLPGLQLITKKLELPVKIVFPRNLFGSVIPGANASDFMMLGLGDMAMPAMLLALVLCFDHRKSRDAISLVDLYSSKGHKYIWYALPGYTIGLITALAVGVLTRSPQPALLYLVPSTMGPVIVISWMRKELDELWEGPMQILNEKARQIEV; translated from the exons ATGCACAGAAAGGAAGCTTCTAATAGTTTGTTGAACGTATTTTGCACTGATATGGTTATGGAGTCTCTGTGGAAACTTTTATATCTGCTGGAGCCTGCTCCTCTTACACTCATCTTGACAGCAGTAGCAGTCACGTTTGGATCTGCATTTAGGGCTCTAAATTATGGGAAAGAAATGGAGCGAAACCGTGGTTTGTCAGAAGCATCCATTATGTTAGACAAGTCCCAAGCATTAATGATCCCAGTAATGAGCTCCTGCAGTTTGCTTTTGATGTTCTACCTATTTTCTTCAGTCTCACAACTCCTCACTGCCTTAACAGCTGTTGCATCTGTTTCATCTCTATTCTTTTGCCTATCTCCCTATGTTGCCTATATGAGGACTCAATTTGGTTTGGCTGACCCATTTGTGTCACGATGCTGTTCGAGGTCTCTCACACGAATCCAATGGTTATTATTGTTGGCATGCACTTCTATAGTTGCTGCTTGGCTTGTTTCTGGTCATTGGGTATTGAACAATTTGTTGGGTATTGCTATCTGTTTTGCATTTGTGAGCCATGTGCGACTTCCAAATATCAAAATTTGTGCAATGCTCCTTGTATGTCTGTTTGTGTATGACATATTCTGGGTTTTCTTCTCTGAGAGATTTTTTGGGGCTAATGTCATGGTATCAGTTGCAACACAACAAGCATCAAATCCTATGCACACAGTGGCTAATAGTCTGAGTCTTCCTGGGTTGCAGCTAATAACAAAAAAGCTGGAGTTGCCTGTGAAAATTGTATTTCCCAGGAATTTGTTTGGAAGCGTGATTCCTGGAGCAAATGCTTCAGACTTCATGATGCTTGGTCTTGGTGATATG GCTATGCCTGCTATGCTTCTGGCATTGGTCCTCTGTTTTGATCATCGGAAGAGCAGAGATGCAATTAGTCTTGTTGATTTATATTCATCAAAGGGACACAAATATATATGGTATGCCCTTCCAGGATACACCATTGGACTCATAACTGCTTTAGCCGTTGGAGTTTTGACTCGCTCTCCTCAGCCTGCCCTTCTATACCTG GTACCTTCTACAATGGGACCTGTAATCGTTATCTCCTGGATGAGAAAAGAGCTGGATGAGTTGTGGGAAGGACCCATGCAAATCCTCAACGAGAAGGCTCGTCAAATAGAAGTGTAA
- the LOC123225015 gene encoding tripeptidyl-peptidase 2-like, translating to MQLQCPLLFKGKFTCTHAAAYPSLLFFTPAFLSSAVLVGTERQLSLVRRRRRVEGERELTFQTRFRAMPCSSFVSFASGGGVGGDDNGSLRNFKLNESTFLASLMPKIEIAADRFIESNPSFDGRGVVIAIFDSGIDPAAAGLQVTSDGKPKILDVLDCTGSGDIDTSTVVKADSDGCIPGASGATLVVNSSWKNPSGEWRVGYKMVYELFNNKLTSRLKKERKKKWDEKNQETIAEAVKHLDEFDQKHKEVEDGKLKRIREDLQNKVDILKKQADSYDDKGPVIDAVVWHDGEVWRVALDTHSLEGEPDCGKLADFTPLTNYRIERKYGVFSKLDACTFVVNVYDEGNILSIVTDCSPHGTHVAGIASAFHPEEPLLNGVAPGAQLISCKIGDSRLGSMETGTGLTRALIAAVEHKCDLINMSYGEPALLPDYGRFVDLVNEAVNKHRLVFVSSAGNSGPGLNTVGAPGGTSSSIIGVGAYVSPAMAAAAHSVVEPPSEGLEYTWSSRGPTADGDLGVCISAPGGAVAPVSTWTLQKRMLMNGTSMSSPSACGGIALIISAMKAEGIPVSPYIVRKAIENTSVPIGGLAEDKLSTGQGLLQVDKAFEYIQQYQNIPCVSYEIRINQSGIDTPSYRGIYLREASSCQQPSEWTVQVEPKFHEDASNLEELVPFEECIELHSTGKEVVKAPDYLLLTHNGRTFNIVVDPTNLKDGLHYYEIYGVDCKSRGRGPIFRIPVTITKPMAVLSRPPLVSFARMSFMPGHIERRFIEVPLGASWVEATMRTSGFDTTRRFYVDTVQVCPLQRPMKLAYALTFSSAAAKRFAFPVVGGQTMELAVAQFWSSGMGSHETTIVDFEIEFHGIDIHKEEVLLDGSEAPVRIDVEALLASERLAPAAVLNKIRVPYRPVESKLRVLPTNRDKLPSGKQILALTLTYKFKLEDGAYVKPQIPLLNDRIYDTKFESQFYMISDTNKRVYAKGDVYPDSSKLPKGEYCLQLYLRHDNVQCLEKMKQLVLFIERTLEEKDVIRLKFFSQPDGPVMGNGAFKASTLVPGKKQAFYLSPPAKEKLPKNSPQGSILLGVISYGKLSFASQEEAKNPTKNPVTYQIAYVVPPNKVDEDKGKGISNCTKTVSERLEEEVRDAKIKVLRSLKQETDEECSEWKKLSASLKSEYPKHTPLLAMILEGLLSQSNIGDKIRHKEEVIDAANEVIDSIDQDELAKYFSQKSDPEDEEAEKIKKKMETARDQLAEALYQKGLALAEIESLKSDKASGADAKEDAKDVDKTGDQSAPVSGGQPDLFENNFKELKKWVDVKSSKYGNLLVLRERRLGRIGTALKVLNDMIQDDSEPPKKKLYELKISLLDELGWSHAAAYERRWMHVRFPPSLPLF from the exons ATGCAATTACAGTGCCCATTATTATTTAAAGGGAAGTTTACGTGTACACACGCGGCAGCGTATCCATCGCTATTATTTTTTACTCCGGCCTTTTTGTCGTCTGCTGTACTCGTGGGAACTGAAAGGCAGCTCAGTCTagtgagaagaagaagaagagttgaAGGAGAGCGAGAGTTGACATTTCAAACTAGATTTAGGGCAATGCCTtgttcttcttttgtttcttttgctAGTGGTGGTGGTGTTGGTGGTGATGATAACGGTTCGCTTCGTAATTTCAAACTAAACGAGTCAACCTTCTTGGCCTCCCTCATGCCGAAGATAGAAATTGCCGCCGATCGATTCATCGAGTCTAACCCTAGCTTCGATGGACGCGGCGTCGTGATCGCGATTTTCG ATTCTGGTATTGACCCTGCTGCTGCTGGCTTGCAAGTGACATCAGATGGGAAGCCCAAAATCTTGGATGTCTTGGACtg TACCGGAAGTGGAGATATCGATACCTCAACTGTCGTCAAGGCTGATTCTGATGGTTGTATTCCGGGGGCTTCTG gGGCAACTTTGGTGGTCAATTCTTCATGGAAAAACCCTTCTGGGGAATGGCGTGTGGGTTATAAGATGGTATATGAGTTATTTAATAACAAACTAACTTCTCGTTTGAAG aaagaaagaaagaaaaaatgggATGAGAAGAACCAGGAGACAATTGCTGAGGCTGTAAAGCATCTTGATGAATTCGATCAG AAACACAAGGAAGTGGAGGATGGAAAATTGAAAAGGATTCGTGAAGATCTTCAAAACAAAGTTGATATTCTGAAAAAACAGGCTGAT agcTATGATGACAAAGGGCCTGTAATAGATGCTGTAGTATGGCATGATGGAGAAGTATGGAGGGTTGCACTTGACACACACAGTCTTGAGGGTGAGCCAGATTGTGGAAAACTTGCTGATTTTACACCTCTTACAAATTATAG GATCGAACGGAAGTATGGCGTGTTCAGCAAATTAGATGCTTGTACATTTGTTGTTAATGTTTATGATGAAGGAAACATCTTAAGTATCGTAACAGATTGTTCTCCTCATGGCACTCATGTTGCTGGTATAGCTTCAGCTTTTCACCCTGAG GAGCCTTTGTTGAATGGAGTTGCCCCTGGAGCACAGTTAATATCTTGTAAAATTGGAGACTCACGCTTAGGCTCAATGGAGACAGGAACTGGCTTAACTCGGGCTTTGATAGCTGCTGTGGAG CACAAATGCGATCTCATCAATATGAGTTATGGAGAGCCCGCTCTATTACCAGACTATGGTCGCTTTGTGGACCTTGTTAATGAA GCAGTAAATAAGCACCGCCTAGTATTCGTTAGTAGTGCTGGCAACAGTGGGCCTGGATTGAACACTGTTGGTGCACCTGGTGGGACCTCTTCAAGCATTATAGGAGTCGGTGCTTATGTCTCTCCTGCAATGGCTGCTGCTGCTCATTCAGTTGTTGAACCTCCCAGTGAAGGGCTTGAGTACACTTG GTCAAGCCGAGGGCCAACGGCTGATGGTGATCTAGGAGTCTGCATAAGTGCTCCTGGTGGGGCTGTTGCTCCTGTCTCTACTTGGACTCTTCAAAAACGCATGCTGATGAATGGAACATCAATGTCATCTCCATCTGCATGTGGGGGAATTGCATTAATTATCAGTGCAATGAAG GCTGAGGGCATTCCTGTGAGCCCATACATTGTAAGGAAAGCTATTGAGAATACATCTGTTCCTATAGGTGGTTTGGCAGAAGATAAACTGTCTACGGGACAAGGGCTTTTGCAAGTTGACAA GGCATTTGAATATATTCAACAGTACCAGAATATTCCTTGTGTTTCTTATGAAATACGAATCAATCAATCTGGAATTGATA CTCCTTCATATCGAGGGATCTACCTAAGAGAGGCTAGTTCTTGCCAACAACCATCTGAG TGGACAGTGCAAGTTGAGCCAAAGTTTCATGAAGATGCTAGTAATCTGGAAGAACTGGTTCCCTTTGAGGAGTGTATTGAGTTACATTCTACTGGAAAAGAGGTTGTGAAGGCTCCTGATTACCTACTTCTCACTCATAACGGTCGTACCTTCAA CATAGTGGTGGATCCTACCAATCTCAAGGATGGTCTACACTATTATGAAATATATGGAGTTGACTGCAAATCACGAGGGCGTGGCCCTATTTTTAGAATTCCTGTCACCATAACAAAGCCTATGGCTGTTTTAAGTCGGCCTCCGCTTGTTTCATTTGCGAGGATGTCATTtatgccag GTCACATAGAACGAAGATTTATTGAAGTGCCACTTGGTGCTAGTTGGGTTGAGGCAACCATGCGAACATCAGGGTTTGACACAACTAGACGTTTTTATGTTGACACTGTTCAG GTTTGTCCTTTGCAAAGGCCTATGAAGTTGGCGTATGCTTTGACGTTTTCTTCAGCAGCTGCCAAAAGATTTGCCTTCCCTGTTGTGGGTGGTCAGACAATGGAATTAGCGGTAGCTCAGTTTTGGTCAAGTGGAATGGGAAGTCACGAAACAACTATTGTAGACTTTGAG ATTGAGTTTCATGGGATCGACATACATAAAGAGGAAGTGTTACTTGATGGAAGTGAAGCACCAGTAAGAATTGATGTTGAAGCTCTATTAGCATCTGAAAGACTTGCTCCTGCTGCTGTTCTTAATAAG ATAAGAGTTCCATATCGACCTGTTGAAAGCAAACTTAGGGTTCTTCCAACCAATCGTGACAAACTTCCCTCAGGCAAACAGATCCTAGCGCTGACATTAAC TTACAAGTTCAAACTGGAAGATGGAGCTTATGTCAAACCTCAGATTCCATTGCTCAATGATCGTATATATGACACTAAATTTGAGTCtcaattttatatgatttctGACACAAACAAG CGTGTATATGCAAAGGGTGATGTTTATCCAGATTCTTCAAAACTTCCTAAGGGTGAATATTGTTTGCAGCTTTATCTGAG gCATGACAATGTGCAGTGTCTGGAGAAGATGAAGCAATTGGTGCTGTTCATTGAGAGAACTTTGGAGGAGAAG GATGTCATTCGATTGAAATTCTTCTCTCAACCAGATGGTCCAGTGATGGGAAATGGTGCTTTTAAAGCTTCCACTTTAGTACCAGG AAAAAAGCAAGCATTTTATTTGAGCCCACCAGCAAAAGAAAAGCTTCCAAAG AACTCTCCTCAAGGATCTATTTTGTTGGGAGTAATCTCTTATGGAAAGCTGTCATTTGCTAGTCAGGAAGAAGCAAAAAACCCAACAAAGAACCCTGTTACATATCAAATTGCTTATGTAGTGCCACCTAATAAG GTTGATGAGGACAAGGGGAAAGGTATTTCTAATTGCACTAAAACTGTGTCTGAGCGTTTAGAAGAAGAG GTCCGAGATGCGAAGATAAAAGTGTTGAGAAGCCTTAAACAAGAGACTGATGAAGAGTGCTCAGAATGGAAAAAGTTATCTGCTTCTCTCAAG AGTGAATATCCTAAACACACTCCATTGCTTGCCATGATCTTGGAAGGTCTGCTTTCTCAAAGTAATATTGGGGACAAGATCCGCCACAAGGAAGAG GTTATAGATGCTGCAAATGAGGTAATTGACAGTATTGACCAAGATGAGCTggcaaaatatttttcacaGAAAAGTGATCCAGAGGATGAGGAAGCAGAG aaaatcaagaaaaagatGGAGACAGCCCGTGATCAGTTAGCAGAGGCACTTTACCAAAAAGGATTAGCACTGGCAGAGATTGAATCATTGAAG AGTGACAAAGCTTCAGGTGCTGATGCAAAAGAAGACGCAAAAGATGTGGACAAGACTGGCGATCAATCTGCACCTGTCTCTGGTGGTCAGCCAGATTTGTTTGAAAATAACTTCAAAGAACTGAAGAAATGGGTTGATGTGAAGTCTTCCAAGTATGGCAACCTACTAGTGCTACGTGAAAGACGGCTTGGAAGGATTGGAACAGCACTGAAG GTTTTGAATGACATGATTCAAGATGATTCGGAGCCTCCCAAGAAGAAGCTCTATGAACTGAAAATTTCTCTGCTAGATGAGCTGGGGTGGAGTCATGCAGCGGCATACGAGAGACGGTGGATGCATGTTCGCTTCCCACCCAGCCTTCCTCTTTTTTAA